A window of Phragmites australis chromosome 15, lpPhrAust1.1, whole genome shotgun sequence genomic DNA:
ATAGataagaatttttttacaaggaAACAGTAGGGGAGACAAGCTAGATAAGACATACTAGTAGGGCCAAAACATCAGCTGCAATATGTAAATATATTGAAAAACATCTGTCTTCAGTGAACATAAAAGCAACCCTTATTTACTTTTTTATTGTCTTAAAATATAGAAGGCAAATATATGATTAGTATTGCACCAGAAATTACAATAGattagaacaaaattgcaaagcATATCAAACCTTATAGTCATATAGGTCACCACCAGCAGTACATGCGCTGCTTTCACTTAGTTTTCCACTCAATATACGCTCGGCATCATCTAATTCCTGATCTCCATCATTTTCTGCATCATGGAACCCATTATCCTTGACATCCACAGTTTCATCATCTGTTGATTCTTCACTTCCACTATCTCCGGTTTGAGAATCAGGTGATAAGGAGCATCTAATGTGTTCACCCTgtaaaaataataaacatgaatAAGCAATGGGATATGGTGTCTGCTGCTTATTAGTTTATACACACAGCTCTATGGTTAGACACAAGAGAAACCAATGGTGCATGCAAATGAAGTAAGATGGGAACTTTGTGAAACATATGTTAGGAGTCAAAATGCAATCAGCTGTAAAGTACTAAAGTGGCATGCTTTATCAGCTGCCTTATAAAGTTAACACTTCGGACAAAAAATTAATCTTATGCCCTCAAGATAAAGAGCTTCTGCGATAAGTAGAGAAACAATTGAGTGATTGCACCATCTTATATTGTCCATAATAACAATAttaatcaggcacatatatagCAGACACTTGGACAGCACAAGTAAACTTACATCAAATATACTCTCATATTCCGCTAATAGAGTAGTGACAATGCCTTGAGCACTATTAGCAGCATTTGCAGCAGCAATAAGCTGAGCAGAACTGTCACCATTCATGTCAAAATCATCTTCCATCTCACATTCACCAGCCAGAAGGGGACGCAACAAGAGCGGGGCCATACAAGCAGCAACTGCTGATGGAGTCATTCGATTCTCAGCAGTATGAGAAGCAATAGTATGCATCATTCTCAAAATTCTGCAAACATGAGTTTATGAATTGGTTGAGAAATTAGCTGTAAATAATATAGAAGAAGTACAGTTGCCAGCAAATTTGATGACTGCACGTACATGTAAAGATAATATAAGCACACTTAGTAACTTTATTTATGGAAATATATATGTCTTCTGTTGTTTCAAATTGCATACCTCCAATAAAGAAAAACAATTCATCATAAGCTTGAGCAGACAGGGGAATGCAATTTAGAATGTATAATTCAGGATTGTATACTATCAGGTCAAACCGTCAAAGTGAATTGAAACACAACAGATATCCCtgtgaaaaaaagaaatatactaACCTCTGCAGCAGCCGCCTATTAGGCTCAGGAAATGTTTCAGATATTGCTGCACGCATAGAATTTATCCGAGATTCCTTAATTTCCAGACCTAGACaagtaaaaagaaaatgaaaaaagtatGTCAAAGATCACAATATGGAAACAAAGAAAGCTGAAAATTATACAAGAATCCCAGCTAGGAAACTAGGTTAACACTAACTATATGTTTCTGCATATgtgattgaaaaaaaaaatctggaaaTCTCATAGATTAAATGATTAACTATCCATTACACTATAAGAACAGATAACTGTAACCAGTAACCATAACAGGACCATGCTAGGAATCAGGTGGAAGGATGTACAGAAGTACTGAATGACTCGAGCAATACAATTACTAAATTTAAACAAGGCAATCCTCCATAACCAACGAAGAATATTCAGACTAACATGAATAAAGCACTTACGGAAAGCTTCCAATAATGCTGTGCAGCAGGAAGCAGGAACTGGAGAAGATGGTAGCTCACGGAGAACATGCTGCAGATAAACAATTACATCCATACAGTTGGCGAGCAGAAAACAAACTATTGAAACTCCATGACATCCATGAATCTTTCTAACAAGATAATAATTACAGCAAGGTACCTTTACACAGTCACCGACAACATGAGCATCCTCTTCTGGTGCAAACTCTGTCTTTCCTGGAATAGAAAGAAACGAGTGCACATAATGAAGCATATGCACAATGCAACCAAAACTAAAAATCACAATATTCCAAATATGAACTAAGTAACCATAAAAACCTTGCTCATATTCTTGCATTCTCCTGTCAACCTCCTCCACATCTGCAGCCTGACGCAAAATTCCTTCCACCTTTATCCCTACAAGAAATTATTCACATTTGCAATTAACTATTTACATTGGTAAAGCGCAGCAGGTTCCAAATTTTAGTGATAATTAACGTTGCTAGGCCCCACCATGTTTCTCAAGGAAACGCAAAGCTTTTTCTAGAAAAGAAGGACTGCCATCGATATCTTCCAGTGCAAGAAGAATTGGCCTGCCAACAACTAGTGATTTGATaggtctcttctctctccctggAGTCAATAacggaaaggtatgaaaaaacagATCGATATTAAGCCATCATGAATAGAAGCGAGTCACATGATAGTATAAACTGTAAGGGAACCAACAATTCGGAATAGCCCCTTCATATACATCTGTTGTGTCATTACGAAATATTCCATTGTGCCCCATCACAAGAGCTGCATTTGGAGCCTGTGCAAGAGCTTCTTCCAATGCTGTTTtccattcaaataaatcttcAGAAGTTTCTGCCTGTATTTAGAAAAGGAGGTATTTTGAAGAAGCATTAAAATGCATGAAGCAAAATCATAAGGCTTAGTATTCAACTTTTTGGTTTGCTCAAGTGGGTCAAACTGTTTAGGTGAGATGTAAAGATGTATACCTTCAAGGTGAAAGCACGGCCATCACGGCCATCTGGAAAAAGGACAGTCAGCAGCTTTTTGTCCTCCCTGACTACTACACTGCACATGAATGCAAATATAGTAAAAGAGAAGAAATAGCAAGTTTTTTATCAAGAGAGGCAGATATACAGCAAACGACAAACATCTTTAGTACGTTCAGCATGACcaaaaaagatagaaaaaaagaatatatgTCAAATAGATACATACCTCCCAGAATTATTCAGGTCAATGCCACCCAAAGTAAGGTTAACTTCACCACTTCTCTGCGGCAATGTACTCTAAAAATGCAAAGAATATACAGTCATCAAGAATGAGAATTGGGTGCTACTGACATAACTTGTAAACCAGAAAAACGAATTAAAGGGAAAATATGAAATGACTAAACAAGTAGTTCCACTAAACTTGCCCTGAGTATAGCCATATTTTACATTGTAAACAAGGACAAAGAAACTAACAGGATCACTCTTGAAGAAAACTAGCGATGTTCGTGTGAGGATGAACCAACGCTTTTTCCACGATTTCCATCCAATTCCTGAAATATTGTAATGGTAACATTGATATGGTCtcaaaccaaagaaaaaaacGTGTAACACAAATagttttacctttggatgataTGAAGAGAGGGCCACTTTTAAATACCTGGCCAGGAGGTCGTAGGATGTCAGAAATGTTGTAACGGTAACAGAATATATGAAGAACATATTTCATAAAATGCAAAATGTTGTCCTGCCTAGAAGTCTTGTTTGAAATAAAATTTCAGGGGTATTGTTTCAAAAAAGCAGTAAATAAAACATAGTAAAAGCAAAAGTTCAACGGAAACATATGCATCTGATGCACCACAGCACAAATCATAACAAATAAATTGAACCATCATGTGAATTTCCTTCGTTTTGTAATGTGAGGAGGCTCCCAGCTAACAAACGAATTTACACAGCCTGGTGTCCTATGCCCACATGTGCACAAACACACATAACCAAGACAAACTCCAACAAATTCTTCACCTTGCCCTGGATCCCCACTCTTCTTCCACTCCATAATCAAACCCTCTCTACTTATAGGACATCTCAACTTTCAAACAACATCACTCACCCTACAAAAACATCAGTGACACCTGTCATCCCAAATCTCTGAGAGCAATTCAACAGGACCATTGTCCAATTTCAACATCACAAATTCACTTCAAAACATTAGGATGCCTCCATCAGTCCATCTCCGTGCCATATCCGATGGGACTACACCCAAAACAGTTGCCTTCACGTTTGCGCAGCGAAAAACGTCAACTCCTACACGAATTCGAGCAACCATGCAACCCAGCGGATACCACCCCAGTCCCTCCAATCCAACCCAAATCCACTAGCAGCAGTGGTGGCGGCACCCTGCAAGCTCGGCTCTCATCGTCCTCGTGCACTCCGCGCCGGAGGCATCAGTCACCAGTCACCACCCGCCCATGATATATTCAAACAACGACCACCCGAGCCGCACTGCTCATCCGCGCCCCGCAGCTCGAACCCACAAAATCCCACCACCGGAACAGCGAAGCACCTATGCCCGCGCCAAAGCAAATCACCTACCATGCCAGCCCCGAGAGCGCACGCCCGCAGCATCAGATACCAAACGCGCACCAAACTCCAGCCCGGCAACGCTCCACAAAACGCAACGCAAGCGATGAATCGGGCCACTCACCGCGCGGCCGCTCGCCGACGCCGCGCCGCCACGCGCCTGCCGCTCGGCCGACCCCGGCGCCATCCCCTCCTGCTTCTCCTCAGATCGTCCGCATCAACCAGTGAACCAGCTCCGCATCAACCAGTGAACCAGCGCCGCAGCtaccacggcggcggcacgacCGCCTCCACCAGCAGCCGCATTGGATCCGCGCGCGAGGCCCGGCGCCTCCGATCTGGCGTGCGTGCGGTGGAAGGGTGGGAACGGGAGGATTAGGCCGCGGTGGTTAGGATTTGGGGCCTCGGGTTCGGAGGTGGAGGTAGTGCGCGTGGGTGCCGCTCGCTCTGCTCCGAGTGCGAAAGCGACAGGGGATTACGAGCGCACCACCTCCGCACACGCGCTGCCGCTGCTGCGGCAATCgccgctcctctctctctctcgctcgctcgctcgctctgTGTCCGACGGGCTACAGCTGCGGATGGCCTGTTGGACTTTGGAGTCATTCGGAGTCGGTCCATATGGCAGCTTGCTCCCGAAGCGtcgaaaaaaaattcaaaattagataatatatatgagcgtatttattaaaattgataatatattatcgtatttataattttagtattcgTATTTGACACATCATTTAtcgaaaataaaattttagtacACTGTATGCCAAAAAACTACAGACCCGGTCATATTCGGTATACTATATGTCAAATATCAACCGTATTCAGCACATCGTGTGTCGAATACGGACTACAGTGCCATATTTAACACACATTATGTAAAATACATGCTACAGtaacatattcgacacacgttATGTTAAATATGACCTTTGTCTGCTGTGCGATCACTAATTCGGCACACGGtcatatttggcacaccgtgtggtGAATACGACATTGTAgctcgtattcggcacatcgtgtgccgaatacagttgatatttggcacaccgtgtgccgaatatgagttacagtgccgtattcgccacacggtgtgtcgaatatgggttTTTGAATGTACGGTGTATCGAAAATCCATTTTCAGTCAATGATGCGCTGAATACGGatgctagatttataaatacaataatatattatctatttcggtaaatacgcttatgtatattatctaattttgaatttttgcccgAAGCGTCTCTTCTCGGGGTCTTGGACCTCATCAAGCCGTGAAGTGGTGTGCTCTAAACGTCATTAACTTAATCTCATCCCGTTGTTTAGATCATGTTTAGTCAAGTTCTAGCTCCGAGATCCGTATAAGATTTGAAATTcgtaagataaaataaaatagtttaaatatctatttttagtttaaaataagaaCAAGCTGTCTCAACCAAAGATATTTAATCTTTCCACGGCTTCAGCTCTTAGAAATCTCTAACtacaaatttttttaagctaAAGCTCTGTCAAACAGACCCTTAATCGAGAAACTTCTATGCAACTTGGCACGATACCCCTTTCGAGATGTGTCGTCATATGGCAGAAATGACATGGTTATGTTTGAAACAATAACGGTTTCTAGGTGGTAGATTAACTTAGGTTGGTGTAGGTTAGGGTTTCgacggtgcttgtggaggtgtTTGGCTAGCTTTTGCTCCTCCAACTCGTCACCGGTGCGGTTGTCAGCTTTGATGACTTCTCCTGCGGCGGTATTAGGAGGTATGTGACAATAGTGGTTTTGGTGAAGCTGCGATTGGGGGGATTTGTCCGATGCCCTTGCTTTCTCTGTGTTTCCAGGTCGTTGGATCTTGGTTGTGCGGCGCCAGACTATGGTTGTCCTATATTGATTCGAGCGACGGAGCTGCCGATGGCCGTTCACAGTGGAAGATGCACCATGAAGTTCATTTGGTGGTGCTGGATTTTGCGGCTTATCAATGTTTGGGCTTCATCCTTCACATCAGCAGCAGCGATGGTCTAAGTCTTCGTTGTTTTGTGTCACTCTGCGTCAACATGGTGGTAGGATACACGATAGACGATGTCGGACGCGAAGAAGATGATGCTAAGGGTTTCAATACtctcattttaattttttatgttgtttGGGATCTAATTGTAAAGTGGTTGTACTGTTCCTCCAAGTTTAATATAACCCTATacctttcgaaaaaaaaagaatcgacAACAGTTCAAAAATCAGGCGCCCGTTGTATGggcaaagattttttttttaaaaagaagttTATGAAACATTTGTCCTTACCGCACGTGTTCGGTTCGCGACAAGAACACACACTCTCGTCACTTTTGTACCACGTTCTTCTGAATGCATGAATTTCACATCAAAACAGTATAATTTGTTTCAGGTTGACATAGTAATCAGTTTAATTTGCATTCAGCGATCGAGTTTGGTTTCCTTTTAGAAGAAACAAAGGTGGTTGGGGATGCCTATTTATTCCATTCCCAAGGACTTAGCCAGACATGCCTATGTTAGCATAGTATAATAAATGAATTTATggaaaggaaagagagaaagtaggaagaaaaggaaaggaagtgAGAAGAAAATAAGTTCTCCTAACAATCCATTCTGCCTCCGCCAATGAATGGCACTGAAAACGATATGACACTATAAGATTAAGACTTGCACTAAACTGTTACTAACAAACATCTGGCATGAAGTGTAAAGTGCATATACGTTTCCCAAGACTTGCTCCTAGGCATTGCGTGTGCCGGGGAGGATTAGGCAGGGAGTAAGTGCGACTCAACACTCAAAAGATATATACTTAGGAGATTAGGTAGGGGTAGTAGTAGAAAGGCATCGAGATTAGTCAGATGGAACGGGCTGTTATACTATTCTGTTAGTGCAGCGGTGGTCACCTAGTCTGTCTGGGCCTCGGTTTGGTCTGCCTTTTTCCCGTTTGCTCCATTGTTTTCTTCTCCGCCTCTCTAGCTAGCTGCTACATGCTGGGCCATTTGCCACAGGACCACTGTTCGGAGCTGGAGGACTTTAGTTTTTGTTCTTGGCTGGTGCCACAGCGATTTCGATTGATTTGTCTTGGAGTTTGTATCTGGCTGGTTGCTGAGAATCTGCAGTGAATGACCCTTTTGGTCTGGACTTGGAAAAGTACTGCATTTGAATCTTTGGTTGGGATTTTGGATGGTAAATGGTGAGGCTTTGCTGCTGAATTAAGGAATTTCAGATCAGGAGCACCATGAAAGAGCACTGATCATTGCTGTTTTGTATGCGTACTTGATGTTCCAGATAAATTAGTCTTCAGTCAAATGAGTGCCGGTACCATCGCCAAACTTGTCAGAGCATATCGTGTAATCATTTTTGACATCATCATGTTACACTGTAAAATTTCCAGGTATGCTTATCACAGCATCAAATCCAGCCACACAGACTGAAAAAAGTACTCGTGTACTTTCCTGTAAAAAGATTGTTCTCTGAACGTTACCAGAAAGATCACTTTGTTTGCAGTATTAGCTTTCAGCATTTTTACAGTGAACATGCAGACAGTACAGTCACATGCTGCGAAGGGCTCAACGCCTCAATCTTGTCACTTTCGACCTTGCTCAGGAAGCAGCCACATGATCCTCTGCAGAAAAATCTATGGAAACAAAAGCTTGGCATCCAACAAAAAAGGGTTTCTGACGTTGTGGTATCCGTACGACTGAGAtcttgcaggcttgcagcacGTAAAACCCATCGGTCTGGGtgaaaataataattgaaaacCTCTCTACAGTCACCCACAATGACAGTAAGCTCATTTGTGCTGCTTTGTAGTGACTGGCGTCGTCTGTCTTTTACACTGCTGTTCATGAATAAATCAGTAGACGAAATGACTGTTCAATGCTAGCATGTATGTTCAAGGTCTTGTTAGGAGCACAATACGTTTGAACAAAAAATTGTCCAAAATTTAAAATCCCGCCAAAAGCATCCGTTTTGTGCTGATCCAAACTGAGTAGCACAGCACCACTTCTGAAGTTTCGTTCACTGCACCTCGATTCCTTTTCTCTAACGCTACTGCACCTTCGATCCAGATTTGTGTACGTAGTACGGCTGCGATATTTAGTGATGGAGAAATGGTGAATGATGTACGGCGCTAGATAACTCACATTTAAGACTATT
This region includes:
- the LOC133892508 gene encoding rho GTPase-activating protein 7-like isoform X1, whose translation is MAPGSAERQARGGAASASGRAVFKSGPLFISSKGIGWKSWKKRWFILTRTSLVFFKSDPSTLPQRSGEVNLTLGGIDLNNSGSVVVREDKKLLTVLFPDGRDGRAFTLKAETSEDLFEWKTALEEALAQAPNAALVMGHNGIFRNDTTDVYEGAIPNWREKRPIKSLVVGRPILLALEDIDGSPSFLEKALRFLEKHGIKVEGILRQAADVEEVDRRMQEYEQGKTEFAPEEDAHVVGDCVKHVLRELPSSPVPASCCTALLEAFRLEIKESRINSMRAAISETFPEPNRRLLQRILRMMHTIASHTAENRMTPSAVAACMAPLLLRPLLAGECEMEDDFDMNGDSSAQLIAAANAANSAQGIVTTLLAEYESIFDGEHIRCSLSPDSQTGDSGSEESTDDETVDVKDNGFHDAENDGDQELDDAERILSGKLSESSACTAGGDLYDYKVVHGDDSDAKPSVEDKALEAKIDLNDALLSHLTENGSMCVQRSTNDKDPPNVVSSHETTLSMGEILSSLDAGISLSGPGAEHSVDRQSSKPYGTQQHVKRSNFWGRNNARKNQQSSELVDSSGEEELAIQRLGVTKNDLQMRIAKEARGNAILQASLERRKQALHERRVTLEQDVSKLQEQLQAERDLRTALEVGLSMSSSQFSSSRSMDSKTKAELEEIALAEADVARLKQKVAELHLQLNQQRQHQYGSLVDANDRSQHLPSHLSQNFVEPGFDMNVAFCNQEKKQRNEESLAGPSHWRSIKQHVLPHGSSRPFSRKHSMDAPLGNSREVSTSVPAESGSMCVNIPKATDQDSEYGRQLSVPSSTLVELTTRLDFFKERRSQLMEQLHSLDLGHGSAPHGFPYKSSSPWNSPR
- the LOC133892508 gene encoding rho GTPase-activating protein 7-like isoform X2, with the translated sequence MAPGSAERQARGGAASASGRAVFKSGPLFISSKGIGWKSWKKRWFILTRTSLVFFKSDPSTLPQRSGEVNLTLGGIDLNNSGSVVVREDKKLLTVLFPDGRDGRAFTLKAETSEDLFEWKTALEEALAQAPNAALVMGHNGIFRNDTTDVYEGAIPNWREKRPIKSLVVGRPILLALEDIDGSPSFLEKALRFLEKHGIKVEGILRQAADVEEVDRRMQEYEQGKTEFAPEEDAHVVGDCVKHVLRELPSSPVPASCCTALLEAFRLEIKESRINSMRAAISETFPEPNRRLLQRILRMMHTIASHTAENRMTPSAVAACMAPLLLRPLLAGECEMEDDFDMNGDSSAQLIAAANAANSAQGIVTTLLAEYESIFDGEHIRCSLSPDSQTGDSGSEESTDDETVDVKDNGFHDAENDGDQELDDAERILSGKLSESSACTAGGDLYDYKVVHGDDSDAKPSVEDKALEAKIDLNDALLSHLTENGSMCVQRSTNDKDPPNVVSSHETTLSMGEILSSLDAGISLSGPGAEHSVDRQSSKPYGTQQHVKRSNFWGRNNARKNQQSSELVDSSGEEELAIQRLGVTKNDLQMRIAKEARGNAILQASLERRKQALHERRVTLEQDVSKLQEQLQAERDLRTALEVGLSMSSSQFSSSRSMDSKTKAELEEIALAEADVARLKQKVAELHLQLNQQRQHQYGSLVDANDRSQHLPSHLSQNFVEPGFDMNVAFCNQEKKQRNEESLAGPSHWRSIKQHVLPHGSSRPFSRKHSMDAPLGNSREVSTSVPAESGSMCVNIPKATDDSEYGRQLSVPSSTLVELTTRLDFFKERRSQLMEQLHSLDLGHGSAPHGFPYKSSSPWNSPR